A stretch of the Xylocopa sonorina isolate GNS202 chromosome 12, iyXylSono1_principal, whole genome shotgun sequence genome encodes the following:
- the LOC143429601 gene encoding serine/threonine-protein phosphatase 2A 56 kDa regulatory subunit gamma isoform isoform X2 yields the protein MDATKIGKDKGKNGKEGETSDEANKVAGGPPATSAPPPPTLINKIKYQPGGPVIKKDKRQSSSRFNISKNRELQKLPLLSETQQGNEREELFIQKLRQCCVLFDFESDPLSDLKWKEVKRTALNEMVEYVTKNKNVITEAIYPEAVNMFAMNLFRTLPPSSNPNGAEFDPEEDEPTLEAAWPHLQLVYEFFLRLLESQDFQPSIARRYIDQKFVLQLLELFDSEDPRERDFLKTTLHRIYGKFLGLRAYIRKQINNVFYRFIYETEHHNGISELLEILGSIINGFALPLKEEHKIFLLKVLLPLHKAKSLSVYHPQLAYCVVQFLEKDPSLTEPVIRSLLKFWPKTHSPKEVMFLNELEEILDVIEPAEFQKVMDPLFRQLAKCVSSPHFQVAERALYYWNNEYIMSLVSDNYSVILPIMYPAFYRNSRNHWNKTIHGLIYNALKLFMEMNQKIFDECTQQYYQRERKLMKDRDEAWMRVEALAMRHPNYNATIKGITNTTNSMILQQQLDSPPPDEDGDTDQTPLTLEKIEAKANEAKKMTNSNKTKPLLRRKSDLPQDTYTIRALSDHKRADEYLVTPPDPNNC from the exons ATG GATGCGACGAAGATTGGGAAGGACAAGGGAAAGAACGGGAAAGAAGGCGAGACGAGTGACGAG GCGAACAAGGTAGCAGGAGGACCACCGGCAACCAGTGCACCACCGCCGCCGACGTTAATCAACAAGATTAAGTATCAACCCGGAGGTCCTGTGATAAAAAAAGACAAACGACAAAGTAGTTCAAGATTCAACATATCGAAAAATCGTGAACTCCAGAAGCTACCTCTTCTGTCTG AGACCCAACAAGGAAACGAAAGGGAGGAACTATTCATCCAGAAGCTACGACAATGTTGCGTACTGTTCGACTTCGAATCCGATCCGCTATCGGATCTGAAATGGAAAGAGGTGAAGCGTACCGCCTTGAACGAGATGGTCGAGTACGTCACCAAGAACAAGAACGTGATCACAGAGGCGATCTATCCTGAAGCGGTTAACATG TTTGCTATGAACTTGTTCCGCACTCTTCCACCATCGTCGAATCCGAACGGAGCAGAATTCGACCCGGAAGAGGATGAGCCAACGTTGGAAGCGGCCTGGCCTCATCTGCAGCTGGTTTATGAGTTCTTCTTGCGGTTGCTGGAGTCCCAGGATTTTCAGCCGTCCATCGCAAGACGCTACATAGATCAAAAGTTCGTGTTGCAGCTTCTGGAGTTGTTCGACTCGGAGGATCCACGAGAACGGGATTTTCTGAAGACAACGCTCCATAGGATTTACGGGAAGTTCTTAGGGCTGAGAGCGTACATCAGGAAGCAAATAAACAATGTTTTCTATCGATTTATATACGAGACCGAACACCATAATGGTATCTCGGAGCTTCTTGAGATTTTGGGGAG TATAATCAATGGGTTCGCATTGCCACTGAAGGAGGAGCACAAGATATTTCTATTGAAGGTGCTTTTACCCTTGCACAAAGCCAAATCGCTCTCTGTCTATCATCCCCAATTGGCGTACTGTGTGGTTCAGTTCTTAGAGAAGGATCCGTCGCTTACCGAACCTGTCATTAGAAGCTTGTTGAAGTTCTGGCCGAAAACACATTCTCCGAAGGAAGTAATGTTTTTGAACGAGCTTGAAGAGATTCTCGACGTGATCGAACCAGCGGAATTCCAGAAAGTCATGGACCCGTTGTTTAGACAGTTAGCGAAATGCGTGTCATCCCCACACTTTCAG GTGGCCGAACGGGCTCTTTATTACTGGAACAACGAATACATAATGTCCTTAGTATCGGATAATTATTCAGTTATTCTGCCAATCATGTATCCAGCGTTCTACAGAAACTCACGAAATCACTGGAACAAAACTATTCACGGTCTGATTTACAACGCGCTGAAGCTTTTCATGGAGATGAATCAAAAAATATTCGACGAGTGTACTCAACAGTATTATCAG AGGGAGAGGAAACTTATGAAAGATAGGGATGAAGCGTGGATGCGTGTGGAGGCTCTAGCGATGAGACATCCGAATTATAACGCGACCATAAAAGGTATTACGAACACGACGAACAGCATGATACTGCAGCAACAATTGGACAGTCCCCCACCCGACGAAGACGGCGACACAGATCAGACTCCGCTGACGCTGGAAAAGATAGAGGCGAAGGCGAACGAG GCAAAGAAAATGACCAACTCCAATAAGACAAAGCCACTTTTGCGAAGGAAAAGCGACTTACCCCAAGACACGTACACGATCCGGGCATTGTCCGATCACAAACGCGCAGACGAGTATCTCGTCACGCCGCCGGATCCTAACAATTGCTAG
- the LOC143429601 gene encoding serine/threonine-protein phosphatase 2A 56 kDa regulatory subunit gamma isoform isoform X1, with translation MDATKIGKDKGKNGKEGETSDEANKVAGGPPATSAPPPPTLINKIKYQPGGPVIKKDKRQSSSRFNISKNRELQKLPLLSETQQGNEREELFIQKLRQCCVLFDFESDPLSDLKWKEVKRTALNEMVEYVTKNKNVITEAIYPEAVNMFAMNLFRTLPPSSNPNGAEFDPEEDEPTLEAAWPHLQLVYEFFLRLLESQDFQPSIARRYIDQKFVLQLLELFDSEDPRERDFLKTTLHRIYGKFLGLRAYIRKQINNVFYRFIYETEHHNGISELLEILGSIINGFALPLKEEHKIFLLKVLLPLHKAKSLSVYHPQLAYCVVQFLEKDPSLTEPVIRSLLKFWPKTHSPKEVMFLNELEEILDVIEPAEFQKVMDPLFRQLAKCVSSPHFQVAERALYYWNNEYIMSLVSDNYSVILPIMYPAFYRNSRNHWNKTIHGLIYNALKLFMEMNQKIFDECTQQYYQDRQRERKLMKDRDEAWMRVEALAMRHPNYNATIKGITNTTNSMILQQQLDSPPPDEDGDTDQTPLTLEKIEAKANEAKKMTNSNKTKPLLRRKSDLPQDTYTIRALSDHKRADEYLVTPPDPNNC, from the exons ATG GATGCGACGAAGATTGGGAAGGACAAGGGAAAGAACGGGAAAGAAGGCGAGACGAGTGACGAG GCGAACAAGGTAGCAGGAGGACCACCGGCAACCAGTGCACCACCGCCGCCGACGTTAATCAACAAGATTAAGTATCAACCCGGAGGTCCTGTGATAAAAAAAGACAAACGACAAAGTAGTTCAAGATTCAACATATCGAAAAATCGTGAACTCCAGAAGCTACCTCTTCTGTCTG AGACCCAACAAGGAAACGAAAGGGAGGAACTATTCATCCAGAAGCTACGACAATGTTGCGTACTGTTCGACTTCGAATCCGATCCGCTATCGGATCTGAAATGGAAAGAGGTGAAGCGTACCGCCTTGAACGAGATGGTCGAGTACGTCACCAAGAACAAGAACGTGATCACAGAGGCGATCTATCCTGAAGCGGTTAACATG TTTGCTATGAACTTGTTCCGCACTCTTCCACCATCGTCGAATCCGAACGGAGCAGAATTCGACCCGGAAGAGGATGAGCCAACGTTGGAAGCGGCCTGGCCTCATCTGCAGCTGGTTTATGAGTTCTTCTTGCGGTTGCTGGAGTCCCAGGATTTTCAGCCGTCCATCGCAAGACGCTACATAGATCAAAAGTTCGTGTTGCAGCTTCTGGAGTTGTTCGACTCGGAGGATCCACGAGAACGGGATTTTCTGAAGACAACGCTCCATAGGATTTACGGGAAGTTCTTAGGGCTGAGAGCGTACATCAGGAAGCAAATAAACAATGTTTTCTATCGATTTATATACGAGACCGAACACCATAATGGTATCTCGGAGCTTCTTGAGATTTTGGGGAG TATAATCAATGGGTTCGCATTGCCACTGAAGGAGGAGCACAAGATATTTCTATTGAAGGTGCTTTTACCCTTGCACAAAGCCAAATCGCTCTCTGTCTATCATCCCCAATTGGCGTACTGTGTGGTTCAGTTCTTAGAGAAGGATCCGTCGCTTACCGAACCTGTCATTAGAAGCTTGTTGAAGTTCTGGCCGAAAACACATTCTCCGAAGGAAGTAATGTTTTTGAACGAGCTTGAAGAGATTCTCGACGTGATCGAACCAGCGGAATTCCAGAAAGTCATGGACCCGTTGTTTAGACAGTTAGCGAAATGCGTGTCATCCCCACACTTTCAG GTGGCCGAACGGGCTCTTTATTACTGGAACAACGAATACATAATGTCCTTAGTATCGGATAATTATTCAGTTATTCTGCCAATCATGTATCCAGCGTTCTACAGAAACTCACGAAATCACTGGAACAAAACTATTCACGGTCTGATTTACAACGCGCTGAAGCTTTTCATGGAGATGAATCAAAAAATATTCGACGAGTGTACTCAACAGTATTATCAG GATCGGCAGAGGGAGAGGAAACTTATGAAAGATAGGGATGAAGCGTGGATGCGTGTGGAGGCTCTAGCGATGAGACATCCGAATTATAACGCGACCATAAAAGGTATTACGAACACGACGAACAGCATGATACTGCAGCAACAATTGGACAGTCCCCCACCCGACGAAGACGGCGACACAGATCAGACTCCGCTGACGCTGGAAAAGATAGAGGCGAAGGCGAACGAG GCAAAGAAAATGACCAACTCCAATAAGACAAAGCCACTTTTGCGAAGGAAAAGCGACTTACCCCAAGACACGTACACGATCCGGGCATTGTCCGATCACAAACGCGCAGACGAGTATCTCGTCACGCCGCCGGATCCTAACAATTGCTAG
- the LOC143429601 gene encoding serine/threonine-protein phosphatase 2A 56 kDa regulatory subunit gamma isoform isoform X3: MVHVDGYISFSTGVLPKSPSFHQGLAFATVLSRESNKPYLTNFTSHYQPLRPLLIETQQGNEREELFIQKLRQCCVLFDFESDPLSDLKWKEVKRTALNEMVEYVTKNKNVITEAIYPEAVNMFAMNLFRTLPPSSNPNGAEFDPEEDEPTLEAAWPHLQLVYEFFLRLLESQDFQPSIARRYIDQKFVLQLLELFDSEDPRERDFLKTTLHRIYGKFLGLRAYIRKQINNVFYRFIYETEHHNGISELLEILGSIINGFALPLKEEHKIFLLKVLLPLHKAKSLSVYHPQLAYCVVQFLEKDPSLTEPVIRSLLKFWPKTHSPKEVMFLNELEEILDVIEPAEFQKVMDPLFRQLAKCVSSPHFQVAERALYYWNNEYIMSLVSDNYSVILPIMYPAFYRNSRNHWNKTIHGLIYNALKLFMEMNQKIFDECTQQYYQDRQRERKLMKDRDEAWMRVEALAMRHPNYNATIKGITNTTNSMILQQQLDSPPPDEDGDTDQTPLTLEKIEAKANEAKKMTNSNKTKPLLRRKSDLPQDTYTIRALSDHKRADEYLVTPPDPNNC; the protein is encoded by the exons ATGGTTCACGTGGACGGATATATCTCCTTTTCGACTGGTGTTCTGCCGAAAAGTCCGAGCTTCCACCAGGGGCTCGCCTTTGCCACTGTATTATCTCGAGAATCGAATAAACCTTATTTGACCAACTTCACTTCGCACTATCAACCATTACGACCCTTATTAATCG AGACCCAACAAGGAAACGAAAGGGAGGAACTATTCATCCAGAAGCTACGACAATGTTGCGTACTGTTCGACTTCGAATCCGATCCGCTATCGGATCTGAAATGGAAAGAGGTGAAGCGTACCGCCTTGAACGAGATGGTCGAGTACGTCACCAAGAACAAGAACGTGATCACAGAGGCGATCTATCCTGAAGCGGTTAACATG TTTGCTATGAACTTGTTCCGCACTCTTCCACCATCGTCGAATCCGAACGGAGCAGAATTCGACCCGGAAGAGGATGAGCCAACGTTGGAAGCGGCCTGGCCTCATCTGCAGCTGGTTTATGAGTTCTTCTTGCGGTTGCTGGAGTCCCAGGATTTTCAGCCGTCCATCGCAAGACGCTACATAGATCAAAAGTTCGTGTTGCAGCTTCTGGAGTTGTTCGACTCGGAGGATCCACGAGAACGGGATTTTCTGAAGACAACGCTCCATAGGATTTACGGGAAGTTCTTAGGGCTGAGAGCGTACATCAGGAAGCAAATAAACAATGTTTTCTATCGATTTATATACGAGACCGAACACCATAATGGTATCTCGGAGCTTCTTGAGATTTTGGGGAG TATAATCAATGGGTTCGCATTGCCACTGAAGGAGGAGCACAAGATATTTCTATTGAAGGTGCTTTTACCCTTGCACAAAGCCAAATCGCTCTCTGTCTATCATCCCCAATTGGCGTACTGTGTGGTTCAGTTCTTAGAGAAGGATCCGTCGCTTACCGAACCTGTCATTAGAAGCTTGTTGAAGTTCTGGCCGAAAACACATTCTCCGAAGGAAGTAATGTTTTTGAACGAGCTTGAAGAGATTCTCGACGTGATCGAACCAGCGGAATTCCAGAAAGTCATGGACCCGTTGTTTAGACAGTTAGCGAAATGCGTGTCATCCCCACACTTTCAG GTGGCCGAACGGGCTCTTTATTACTGGAACAACGAATACATAATGTCCTTAGTATCGGATAATTATTCAGTTATTCTGCCAATCATGTATCCAGCGTTCTACAGAAACTCACGAAATCACTGGAACAAAACTATTCACGGTCTGATTTACAACGCGCTGAAGCTTTTCATGGAGATGAATCAAAAAATATTCGACGAGTGTACTCAACAGTATTATCAG GATCGGCAGAGGGAGAGGAAACTTATGAAAGATAGGGATGAAGCGTGGATGCGTGTGGAGGCTCTAGCGATGAGACATCCGAATTATAACGCGACCATAAAAGGTATTACGAACACGACGAACAGCATGATACTGCAGCAACAATTGGACAGTCCCCCACCCGACGAAGACGGCGACACAGATCAGACTCCGCTGACGCTGGAAAAGATAGAGGCGAAGGCGAACGAG GCAAAGAAAATGACCAACTCCAATAAGACAAAGCCACTTTTGCGAAGGAAAAGCGACTTACCCCAAGACACGTACACGATCCGGGCATTGTCCGATCACAAACGCGCAGACGAGTATCTCGTCACGCCGCCGGATCCTAACAATTGCTAG
- the LOC143429601 gene encoding serine/threonine-protein phosphatase 2A 56 kDa regulatory subunit gamma isoform isoform X4 yields the protein MVEYVTKNKNVITEAIYPEAVNMFAMNLFRTLPPSSNPNGAEFDPEEDEPTLEAAWPHLQLVYEFFLRLLESQDFQPSIARRYIDQKFVLQLLELFDSEDPRERDFLKTTLHRIYGKFLGLRAYIRKQINNVFYRFIYETEHHNGISELLEILGSIINGFALPLKEEHKIFLLKVLLPLHKAKSLSVYHPQLAYCVVQFLEKDPSLTEPVIRSLLKFWPKTHSPKEVMFLNELEEILDVIEPAEFQKVMDPLFRQLAKCVSSPHFQVAERALYYWNNEYIMSLVSDNYSVILPIMYPAFYRNSRNHWNKTIHGLIYNALKLFMEMNQKIFDECTQQYYQDRQRERKLMKDRDEAWMRVEALAMRHPNYNATIKGITNTTNSMILQQQLDSPPPDEDGDTDQTPLTLEKIEAKANEAKKMTNSNKTKPLLRRKSDLPQDTYTIRALSDHKRADEYLVTPPDPNNC from the exons ATGGTCGAGTACGTCACCAAGAACAAGAACGTGATCACAGAGGCGATCTATCCTGAAGCGGTTAACATG TTTGCTATGAACTTGTTCCGCACTCTTCCACCATCGTCGAATCCGAACGGAGCAGAATTCGACCCGGAAGAGGATGAGCCAACGTTGGAAGCGGCCTGGCCTCATCTGCAGCTGGTTTATGAGTTCTTCTTGCGGTTGCTGGAGTCCCAGGATTTTCAGCCGTCCATCGCAAGACGCTACATAGATCAAAAGTTCGTGTTGCAGCTTCTGGAGTTGTTCGACTCGGAGGATCCACGAGAACGGGATTTTCTGAAGACAACGCTCCATAGGATTTACGGGAAGTTCTTAGGGCTGAGAGCGTACATCAGGAAGCAAATAAACAATGTTTTCTATCGATTTATATACGAGACCGAACACCATAATGGTATCTCGGAGCTTCTTGAGATTTTGGGGAG TATAATCAATGGGTTCGCATTGCCACTGAAGGAGGAGCACAAGATATTTCTATTGAAGGTGCTTTTACCCTTGCACAAAGCCAAATCGCTCTCTGTCTATCATCCCCAATTGGCGTACTGTGTGGTTCAGTTCTTAGAGAAGGATCCGTCGCTTACCGAACCTGTCATTAGAAGCTTGTTGAAGTTCTGGCCGAAAACACATTCTCCGAAGGAAGTAATGTTTTTGAACGAGCTTGAAGAGATTCTCGACGTGATCGAACCAGCGGAATTCCAGAAAGTCATGGACCCGTTGTTTAGACAGTTAGCGAAATGCGTGTCATCCCCACACTTTCAG GTGGCCGAACGGGCTCTTTATTACTGGAACAACGAATACATAATGTCCTTAGTATCGGATAATTATTCAGTTATTCTGCCAATCATGTATCCAGCGTTCTACAGAAACTCACGAAATCACTGGAACAAAACTATTCACGGTCTGATTTACAACGCGCTGAAGCTTTTCATGGAGATGAATCAAAAAATATTCGACGAGTGTACTCAACAGTATTATCAG GATCGGCAGAGGGAGAGGAAACTTATGAAAGATAGGGATGAAGCGTGGATGCGTGTGGAGGCTCTAGCGATGAGACATCCGAATTATAACGCGACCATAAAAGGTATTACGAACACGACGAACAGCATGATACTGCAGCAACAATTGGACAGTCCCCCACCCGACGAAGACGGCGACACAGATCAGACTCCGCTGACGCTGGAAAAGATAGAGGCGAAGGCGAACGAG GCAAAGAAAATGACCAACTCCAATAAGACAAAGCCACTTTTGCGAAGGAAAAGCGACTTACCCCAAGACACGTACACGATCCGGGCATTGTCCGATCACAAACGCGCAGACGAGTATCTCGTCACGCCGCCGGATCCTAACAATTGCTAG